One segment of Nothobranchius furzeri strain GRZ-AD chromosome 13, NfurGRZ-RIMD1, whole genome shotgun sequence DNA contains the following:
- the LOC107380096 gene encoding vacuolar protein sorting-associated protein 26B-like encodes MSFFSFGQSAEIDVVLNDAETRKKVEHKTEDGKKDKYFLFYDGETVSGKVNVTLKNPGKRLEHHGIKIEFVGQIELYYDRGNHHEFVSLVKDLARPGEITQSQTYDFEFTHVEKPYESYTGQNVKLRYFLRATVVRRLNDISKEMDIVVHTLSTYPELNSSIKMEVGIEDCLHIEFEYNKSKYHLKDVIVGKIYFLLVRIKIKHMEIDIIKRETTGTGPSVYHENDTIAKYEIMDGAPVRGESIPIRLFLAGYDLTPTMRDINKKFSVRYYLNLVLIDEEERRYFKQQEITLWRKGDVVRKSMSHQAAIASQRFEGSAASESALEKAAKEESG; translated from the exons ATGAGTTTCTTTAGTTTTGGACAAAGTGCAGAAATCGATGTAGTCCTCAATGACGCCGAAACGAGGAAGAAGGTTGAACACAAGACCGAGGATGGAAAGAAAGACAAATACTTTCTTTTCTACGACGGCGAGACTGTCAGTGGAAAGGTGAATGTCACACTGAAGAACCCTGGGAAACGGCTGGAGCATCACGGGATCAAAATAGAATTTGTCGGTCAAATAG AGCTGTATTACGACAGAGGAAACCATCATGAATTTGTCTCCTTGGTGAAGGATCTTGCAAGACCTGGTGAAATTACACAGTCCCAAACCTACGACTTTGAGTTCACTCACGTAGAGAAACCTTACGAGTCCTACACAGGCCAGAACGTCAAGCTAAG ATATTTCCTCCGTGCCACGGTGGTAAGAAGACTAAATGACATAAGTAAAGAGATGGACATTGTGGTCCACACACTGAGCACCTACCCTGAACTCAACTCCTCCATCAAGATGGAAGTTGGGATTGAAGACTGCCTCCACATTGAGTTTGAGTATAACAAGTCCAA GTACCATCTGAAGGATGTCATTGTGGGGAAAATTTACTTCCTGCTGGTGAGGATTAAAATAAAGCACATGGAGATCGACATCATCAAGCGTGAGACAACAGGCACCGGTCCGAGCGTCTACCACGAAAATGACACCATTGCAAAGTACGAGATCATGGACGGCGCTCCGGTCAGAG GGGAGTCGATTCCCATCCGGTTGTTTCTGGCTGGTTATGATCTGACTCCCACCATGAGAGACATCAACAAGAAGTTCTCCGTGCGCTACTACCTGAACCTGGTGCTGATCGATGAGGAGGAGAGACGCTACTTTAAACAACAG GAGATCACACTGTGGAGGAAAGGAGACGTAGTGAGAAAGAGCATGTCTCACCAGGCGGCCATCGCCTCTCAGAGGTTTGAGGGCTCGGCTGCCTCGGAGAGCGCCCTGGAAAAGGCTGCGAAGGAGGAGAGCGGGTAG
- the thyn1 gene encoding thymocyte nuclear protein 1, whose amino-acid sequence MPPKKRPRVGKRSESSGKSDDAVGPSAAGRKRKAAAGDGCESAGVPVYSHWLMKSEPESRFENGVDVKFGIEDLKALPDQTSCWDGVRNYQARNFMRQMKEGQLAFFYHSNCKEPGVAGLMKIAKEAYVDHTQFDKKDVHYDVSSKPDNPKWSMVDVRFQRMMKRFVPLSELKKHHLQHRADGGPLKDVALFTRARLSVQPLTSEEFDFILSLEVKEPH is encoded by the exons ATGCCTCCCAAGAAAAGGCCCAGAGTTGGCAAAAGATCAGAAAGTTCAG GCAAAAGTGATGATGCAGTTGGGCCGTCTGCAGCAGGCAGGAAGAGAaaagctgcagcaggagatgGTTGTGAGTCAGCAGGCGTGCCAGTTTACAGCCACTGGCTGATGAAGTCTGAGCCAGAGAGTCGCTTTGAGAACGGCGTCGACGTGAAG TTTGGTATTGAGGATCTGAAGGCTCTGCCTGATCAGACCAGCTGCTGGGATGGTGTCCGCAACTATCAG GCTCGTAACTTCATGAGGCAGATGAAGGAGGGGCAGCTGGCTTTCTTTTACCACAGCAACTGTAAGGAACCGGGGGTTGCAGGACTCATGAAA ATAGCGAAGGAAGCTTACGTGGACCACACACAGTTTGACAAGAAAGACGTGCACTACGACGTGAGCAGCAAACCAGACAACCCCAAGTGGAGCATG GTAGATGTTCGGTTTCAAAGGATGATGAAGCGTTTTGTTCCTCTGTCGGAGCTGAAGAAGCACCACCTGCAGCATCGTGCTGATGGAGGGCCTTTAAAGGACGTGGCGCTGTTCACCAGAGCCAGGCTCTCCGTTCAGCCTCTCACCTCTG AGGAGTTTGACTTTATCCTGAGTTTGGAGGTCAAAGAGCCACACTGA